The genomic interval ATAGCGCTGAAGTCCTGTGGGATCGTTTTTGACGAACATCACCTGGGCTCCCGCCTTGAGCGTAAGTTCGCGGTCTGTGGGAAAAAGATACTCCGGAAAATCGCCCTCTATGTCGCAAGAAAACGTATGCGGCGGAGTGTCGAGACCGGCCATCCTCCGCTCGTTGATCGCACGGGCCGTATTGTTATGCGATGTCAGCGTGATATACCCGTCTTTGTCGTCGGGGACGAATCCGGGAACATATCTTGAATTCAGCCTCTCCAGTATGTCCGGAGTGACGGTGTTTTCCCGTACCCGGTTGAGAATATCTATGAATCCGGTATCGCTCTGCCGATAGACATGTTTCAATTCCAGAGTGATGTATTTAGCTTCCCGCAGCGCCGCACTGTCGAAAAAGTAGGGCGACTCGTAATATTTGCCGAGCAGTTCCCATTCCGGTTGTTTTACGACAGGAGCGAGTTGCTGGAGATCCCCGATCATCAGCAACTGTACGCCGCCGAACGGTTTGTCCCGGTCCCTGTATCGCCGCAAGACGTCGTTCATCGCATCCAGCAGGTCGGCACGCACCATGCTTATTTCGTCGATGACCAGCAGGTCGAGGCTTCTGATGACGGCTATTTTTTCCTTGCTGAAATTCATTCGCTTCTCTCCTCCGGTCCGGAGCACGCCAGGCAGGTGAGGTCCGAACGGAAGCTGGAAGAAAGAGTGAATGGTAACTCCTCCGGCATTGATCGCTGCGACGCCTGTCGGCGCTACGACAATCATTCTTTTGGGCGAGCTCTGTCTGAGATCGCGCAGGAAAGTGGTCTTTCCCGTACCGGCTTTTCCCGTGAGAAAGACATTGATTCCGGTTTGCTCGAGAAATTTCCGGGCAAGATCCATTTGGGGGTTGTCAGACATGTCCTGTACTCGTTTTACGACTTAAAGATACCTATTTAATCCGACATTCGAAATTTACGATCCGACACCCGGGGCTTTCCCGTCCGTCGGGTCGCTCTCCCGAAAGTCCGTTTTTCACACGGCAACCGTCGGGGCCGATACCGTTCGGGACGACGCATCGCCGACGAAGCGGCAGCAAGGATCTTCCGACCAGCAGAATGGCATCGAATTTGCCCGAAATGTTTTCATACCTGCCGATTATCCGCTTTCTTGCCGGCCACCGGAGACAATGTCGTTTCCGGAAAACAAAGAATAATATGATAGTGGCTTATTTAAGGGTCAGTACGGGCAAACAGAATCTGGCCAATCAACAGGACGAAATCAGACGTTTCGCCGAAAGCAGGGAGTTGGTGATAACCAACTGGGTGACCGAGGTAGTCAGCGGCAAGGCGAAAGAGAAGGACCGCAAACTCGGACGGTTGCTGAAGCGCATGAAGAGGGGAGACACGCTGATCGTGACGGAAATATCCCGCCTGAGCCGGACGCTCACCGACATCATGGGAATCATGGGCAAATGCCTCAAGCGCGGAATCAACCTGTACACCACCAAGGAGAAGTACTCCTTCGACGACACGATCAACAGCAAGGTGCTCTGCTTCGCGTTCGGGCTCGTGGCCGAAATCGAGCGCAACCTGATCTCCATGCGCACCCGCGAGGCGCTGGCGCTGCGTCGGGCCGAAGGCATGGTCCTGGGACGGAAAAAGGGAAGCTACACCAAATTGCAGGTGCTCATCGAAAACCGGACCGCCGTGATCGAAATGCTGAACGAAGACCGCTCCATCGGCGACATCTGCCGCCATTTTGGTCTTTCGCGGGACACCTTCGCCAAATTCAAGGCGAGATATCCCACCGTGCAGAAAGCGGTGGAGGAGAAGGAGGCCCGCCGTACGGGGACATGCCCCGGAACGTAGTCACGTCCCCCGAAAGGAGGGATCCGCAGCCGCGCGGCCGCGACACGGCAGGACTGCGGGAGCGAAACGCCGGAAAGAGGGGAGGACCGGACTTCGACAGTCCGGTCCTCCCCGGTTTCTCCCGGGAGTGTTCTCCGCATAAGAGACGTCGGATCAGAGCTCTGTCAGGCGGTAGTCGCCGGCCAGCTCGTCCACGGCCCGCTGCAACGTCTCCACGGGGACGGTATCGCCGGCGAAGACGACGGCGGCGACGGGCGGCGAGAGCGTCACCGAAGCCGAAACGCCCGCCACGGAATTCAATGCCTTCTCGACATGCGCGCGGCAATGGTCGCACATCATGCCCTCCACTCGAAATCGTTTTTCCATAGTATGTCGTTTTTGGGGTTGTCCGATCTTGCGGCGTTTGAGCCGCAGGCTGTTGGCGACGACGCTCACGCTGCTCATCGCCATGGCCGCTCCGGCGATCATCGGGTCCAGTTGGAATCCCCAGAGCGGATAGAAGAGCCCGGCGGCCACCGGTACGCCGATCAGGTTGTAGATGAAGGCCCAGAAGAGATTCTCCCGAACGGTCCGCACGGTCAGCCGCGAGAGACGGATCGCCTCGGGAATCTTCCGCAGATCGGGCGAAAGGACGGTCATGCGCGCCGCCTCGATGGCGATGTCGCTGCCGCTGCCCATCGCTATCCCCAGATCGGCACGGGCCAGCGCCGCGCTGTCGTTGATGCCGTCGCCCGCCATCGCCACGACGTGCCCCGCCCGCTGCAACTCCTCCACGAAGGCGGCCTTGCCGCCCGGCAGCACCCCGGCACGGTAATGCCCGATTCCCGCCTCGCGGGCCACGGCGGCGGCCGATGCCTCCTGATCGCCCGTCAGCATCCAGACTCCGATGCCCCGGGCCTGCAACGCCGCGACGGCCTCCCTGGAACCTTCGCGCAGCCGGTCGGCGACGGCCGCAACGGCCAGCGCCCGCCCCGCTTCGGCGAACCAGACAAGGCTCCGCGCCCGGGCGGCCCAACGATCGGCCTGCCGTTCCAGCGCTTCGTCCACCGCCACGCCGCGCTCGGCGAGCAGCCGCCGGCTGCCGGCGAGACAGAGCGTCTCGCCGAAACGTCCGGCGACACCCCGGCCGGGGATGTTCTCGAATCCGTCGGGTGTCCCGGCGGCCGGAACGCCCTGCGCCGTGAGAGACTGCACGACGGCCGCGGCCAACGGATGCTCCGAAGCGCGTTCGAGTGCCAGAAAACGCCCGGCAGCCGCCTCGCCTCCGGCGGTCCACGCCAGATCCGTGACCGCAGGCCGCCCCTCGGTCAGCGTGCCGGTCTTGTCCAGCACGACCGTATCAACACGGCAGGCGGTCTCCAGCGTCTCGGCGTCCCTGACGAGGATACCCAGTCCGGCGCCTTTGCCGATGCCGACCATGATGGCCGTCGGCGTGGCCAGTCCCAGCGCGCAGGGACAGGCGACGACCAGCACGGTGACCAGCGCCAGCAGGCCGCGGACGAACCCCTCGGCGGGGTCGAACACGAGCCAGAGGAGAAACGACGCGACGGCCAGCAGGATGATGACCGGCACGAAGACGGCGGCGATGCGGTCCACGAGCCTCTGCACCGGAGCCTTGCTGCCCTGCGCATCCTGCACGAGGCGGATGATCTGCGCGAGCATCGTACCTTCGCCGACCTCGACGGCCCGGTAACGGAACGTGCCGCGCTGATTGACCGTGCCGGCGAAAACGCGGTCCGATGGGCCCTTGGCCACCGGAACGGGTTCGCCGCTCAGCATGCTCTCGTCCACATAGGACGCACCCTCCGCAACGACCCCGTCCACGGCGATCCGGCCGCCCGGACGCACCGCAAGCAGATCGCCCGGACGCACGTCGCCGACCGGGACCTCGCATTGGGTGCCGTCGGCGCCGATACGCAGCACGGTGGCGGGGCGCAGGCCGGCCAGCTTGCGGATGGCCTCCATCGTGCCGCCTTTCGCGCGCTCTTCGAGCAGACGGCCCAGCAGCACGAAGGCCACGACGACGCCCGATGCCTCGAAATAGACATGCGGCGCGATGCCGCGCGCCGTCCAGAAGGAGGGAAAAAAGAGGTTGAAAAGGCTGAACAGGTAGGCGATGCCGGTGCTCAGGGCCACCAATGTATCCATGTTCGCGGAACGGTGGCGCAACTGGCGCCATGCCCCGGTGAAAAAACCGCTGCCGAGCCAGAAGACGAGGGGCGTGGCGAGCAGCCACGTCACCCACGGCGACCATGTACGGTGCATGAAGAGCATCCCGACGACGAGCAACGGCACGGCCAGCACCAATGCGGCTGCGACGCGGCGTTTCAGCGCCCGATACCGGGCGTCGTGCTCGCTCTCGGCCTTTCCGGCGGCATCCGTCAGATCTACCACCAGATCGTACCCCGCGTCGCGGACCGCCTGCCGCAGCCGTTCGGGAGCGGTCGCAGCCGCGTCGTACTCCACGGCGACGGTCGCTGCGGCGTAGTTCACCGCAGCGCTCCGGACTCCCGGCTGCTCGCCGAGCGTCCGTCCCACACGGGCGGCGCACGAAGCGCAGCTCATGCCGAGCACGGGAAAAATGCGTTTTGTCACGGATTCGTTCGCTGCCATGATTCGGTGTTTTTCGTCGGAACAAAGATAACCCGGCCGCCGGGCGGGCGCGTTACGAAATTCGGGATTTCTTTTACAAGATTCGGGCGAAACGGGCCGAACGGACCGCGAAAGATCCGGAGAACGGGCGGGGGGGGGCTGCCGCGCCTGCCGGAAAGAAGCGGGGCGGGCCGTCCGCATGAAGCCCGAAACCTTCGGTCACACCCGGTCGAGCGGACGGCGGACGGCGGTCTTCTGCTGCCGGAAACGGCTCGGAGTCATACCCGTGACGCTCTTGAACTGCGCGCTCAGATAGGCCGCGCTCGAATAGCCCAGGGAGTCGGCGATCTGGGAAAGCGACAGCTCGTCGTAACGCAGCAGCTCCTTGGCACGCTCGATCTTCTGGGCGATGAAGTACTTCTCGATCGTCGTGCCGCTCACCTCCGAAAAGAGTTTGCTCAATGCGCTGTAATCGTGCCCGAGCTGCCGGGTGAGGTAATCCGAAAGCCGCTCGCGGGGCGGCATACCGTCGTTGTGGTGCACCAGCCGGACGACGGCGGTCCGAATTCGCTCCACGAGTTGCAGCCGGCGGTCCTCCAGCAGTTCGAACCCGAGGGCTTCCAGCTCCCGGCGGATCGCGGTGCGGACGGTTCCGCCGCACGGCTGCGGAAGAAGCGCTTCGCCCAGCGCGACCGACACGGGCTCGACGCCGCAGCGGCGGAGCGCGTCGCGCACGGCTGCGATGCAGCGGTCGCACACCATATTCTTTATGTAGAGCGTCTCGGGCACGGCGTCGTTTCTTCGGAACAAAATTAAGAACTTTCCGGCAAAAAGCGGCATTTCGCCGGAACTATTCCCGGACTCAGGCCGACAAGCGGCCCATCCGTCCCGTAACGGCGGCCGCAGGGGACGGGTCCGAGGATCATACGGTCGGCTGTAATGTAAAAAACGCCCTGCCGGAGTACGACGGCAGGGCGTTTCGTTCGGAAGGATTCCGGCGGTCCGGAACGGAATCAGCGGTAGATCTCGTTCAACAGGCGTGCCAGCCGATGGCCCGCGCGGAGAAGCTGACGTTCGATGACCGGGGCGGCCGCGGCGATGTAGTCGTAGGAAATACGGCTCCCCTCCGGCGTCTCGTCATAGACCTTGCGGCAGATTTCCAGCGTCTCGGCCACCCAGTCGGCGGGCGTGCCGGCCGCAACGGCCTCGGCCTCCTGCTTCGTCAGGCGGTCGATCTGACGCTGCCACTCGGTGTAGCTCCATTTGTGGGCCGACTCGACGAGCGAGGTGTCCCACACCGAATGGAGGTTCGTCTCCTTATCGAAGAAGCGTACCGGACGCAGATTGCCTCCCAAGTCGGTGGCGCGGCCCAGGTGCATCGGGCAGTGCATGTCGCCCAGGAGGTGAATCAGCATTTTGAGGTTGAAGGCCTCCTCTTCGGGCGAAAGTCCGCCCGCCCTGAGCTTCGCGACGATCTCCGTCACGGCCTTCAGGATGTCGCCCTGCGGATTCGCGGGCATGTCGTCGAGCGTCCGGCCCTCGTCCACGTTCAGGTAGTGCCACGTCTTCGTGTAGGCATATTCGGGAGTGTGGCTGGCGTTGTCGAGCCAGTTGGCGAAATAGACGGGCGAATAGCCGCCCAGCACCTTGTCGATCTTCTTCGCCGCGGCGGGCGTCAGGTGACACTCGGCAATGTAGGCCGTCACGTCATGGCCCTTCTGTCCCCACGCAAAGCCGCTGCGGGCTGCGAAAAGACAGAGGCCGAGGAAAAACAGTTTTTTCATCGCTGTCAGGGTTTATCGGGGTCGAACGGAATCAGTGGTTCATCGTGGCGAGGAACTCCTCGTTGGAATTCGTCAGGCTCATCTGCTTCTGGAGGAACTCCATGGCCTCCACGGGCGTCATGTCCGAGAGGTATTTGCGCAGCACCCACGTGCGGTTCATCACCTCGCGCGGCAGCAGCAGGTCCTCGCGGCGCGTGCCCGAAGCGATGACATCCACGGCGGGATAGACGCGCTTGTTGGCCAGCTTGCGGTCGAGTTGCAATTCCATATTGCCCGTACCCTTGAACTCCTCGAAGATCACCTCGTCCATCTTCGAACCGGTGTCGATGAGCGCCGTGGCGATGATCGTCAGCGACCCCTTCTCCTCCGTGTTGCGCGCGGCTCCGAAGAAGCGCTTGGGCTTGTGCAGCGCATTGGCGTCCACACCGCCCGAAAGGACCTTGCCCGAGGCGGGCTGCACGGAGTTGTAGGCACGCGCCAGACGGGTGATCGAGTCGAGGAAGATCACCACGTCGTGCCCGCACTCGACCATGCGCTTGGCCTTCTCGAGCACCATCTCGGCCACCTTCACATGGCGCGAGGCCTGCTCGTCGAAGGTCGAGGCCACGACCTCGGCCTTCACGTTGCGGGCCATCTCCGTAACCTCCTCGGGACGCTCGTCGATGAGCAGCACGATCATGTAAACCTCCGGGTGGTTGTCCGCGATGGCGTTGGCGATCGACTGCAGGAGCATCGTCTTTCCCGTCTTGGGCTGGGCGACGATCAGCGCGCGCTGGCCCTTGCCGATGGGCGAGAAGAGGTCCACGATGCGCGTCGAGAGGTTGTTGTGACCGTTGCCCGTCAGACAGAACTTCTCGCTGGGAAACAGCGGCGTCATGTACTCGAACTGCACGCGGTCGCGGATGTAGTCGGGCTTCAGGCCGTTGATCTCGTTCACGCGCACCAGCGGGAAATACTTCTCGCCCTCCTTCGGGGGACGGATCGCGCCGTTCACCGTGTCGCCGGCCTTCAGGCCGAAGAGCTTGATCTGCGACGGCGAGACGTAGATGTCGTCCGGCGAATTGAGGTAGTTGTAGTCGGCCGAACGGAGGAATCCGTAGCCGTCGGGCATGACCTCCAGCACGCCTTCACCCTCGATCTCGCCGGCAAAGTCGTCCTTCGTGATCACCTCGTTGTCGAGCGGCTGGACGGCGGCCGCAGCCGGGGATTCCCGGTGCACGGGCTCCGTTGCGGCCGGAACCCGCTCCGAGGCAGGCTGCTCCGCCTGAGACTGTGCCTTGGGCTTGCGGCCGCGACGTTTAGGCTCCGGTCCGGCCTGCGGCTCCTGCGCCGTCCCCGCCGCTGCGGGAGCGGACGTTTCGGAAGCCGGAGCGACGGCCTCGGACGCTGCCGGACCGGCAGCGGGAGCGGGCTGCTCCATCGGCAGCTCGGGCTGTTCAACCGCTGCGGGGCGGGGGCCCTGCACCGTGCCTTCGCTCTTGGCCAGCCGCGGCCGGCGGCCGCGCGGTTTGCGCACTTCGGCCGCCGGAGCCGCATCCCCGGCGGCGTTCCCGGCCGTTTCCGGTGCCGGGACATTCGTATCGTTCGCGGCGGAAGCCTCCGTTCCGGCGGTCGCTTCCGCGATCTTTTCCATCAGTTCGCGCTTTTTCAGCATGACGTCTCCGATGCCCAGCACCTTCGCGATTTCACGCAATTCGGCAAGGCTCTTTCCTTTCAGCGCATCCAAATCCTGCATATTATGTCAATTGTCGTTCGTGATTTTCTAACCCGGACGGTCGCCCGGCTCTATGGAATTCGCGTGCAAATATAGTGCATTATTTTGAAATTCAAAACAAAATGCGGCCGAAGGGACGAAAAAAGGGAAGCCGACCGCCATACCGGACGCGCGAAATACCTAATTTTAGCGATTGCACGGTCCGGAATTTCGTCCGATCTTTGCAACGGAAACAATGAGAAACAGTATTTCGCCATTGCATTGTTTGTATTGTTAATGTTTGTGTGTGTAAAAAACCCTTTCGGATGTTCCGAAAGGGTTTTTTCATGACGTACGGCGTCAGCGCTTCAGTTTCAGCTCGTAGAGGTCATGCCGGCGGTCGCGCAGATTGCGCACGCTGCCGTAGGTGTGGAGCTCGTTGAGCAGGTCCAGATCGACGTCCGAGACGAGGATCATCTCCGTATTGGGCGTGGCCTCGGCGCGCTTGCCGTCGGTCGGGAAAGCGAAGTCGCAGGGCGTGAAGACGCCCGACTGCGCATACTGGATGTCCATGTTGTGCACGCGGGGCAGGTTGCCGACGCTGCCGGCGATGGCCACGAAGCACTCGTTCTCGATGGCCCGCGCCTGCGCGCACACCCTCACGCGCGAATAGCCGTTCTGCGTATCCGTGAGGAAGGGCACGAAGAGGATCTGCATCCCCTGGTCGGCCATGATGCGCGACAGCTCGGGGAACTCCACGTCGTAGCAGATCAGCACGCCGATACGCGCGCAGTCCGTGTCGAAGGTCTGAACCATCCGTCCGCCGCTCAGGCCCCAGCTCTTCACCTCGTCGGGCGTGACGTGGACCTTCTCGTACATGTCGTACGAGCCGTCGCGGCGGCAGAGGAACCCCACGTTGTAAAGCCCGCCGTCGGACTTGATGTAGGGCATGCTGCCCGTGATGATGTTGATATTGTAACTGATGGCCAGCTCGATGAAGCGGTCGCGGATCTCCTCGGTGTACTGAGCCAGTCCGCGGATCGACTGCGCCTCGCCCAGATCGTTGAACCGGGCCATGAGCGGCGCGTTGAAATACTCGGGGAAGAGCACGAAATCGCTCTTGTAATCCGACACGGCGTCCACGAAGAACTCGACCTGCTCGAACACGTCGTCGAGCGTCTTGTAGGTGCGCATCTGCCACTGCACCAGTCCCACGCGCACGGTGGTCTTCTTATCGACGAACTCCTGCGTGGGCGGCTGGTAATAGATGTTGTCCCACTGGAGGAGCGTCGCGCAGTGGCACGACTCCTCGTCGTTGGGCAGGTAGTTGGGCATGACGCGGCGCACATGGAAATCGTTCGAGAGCTGGAAGGTCAGCACCGGATCGTAAATCTCGCGCGAGCGCACCTTTCCGATATACTCCTTCGGGCGCATCCGGTCGGCGTACTTATAGTAGTTGG from Alistipes dispar carries:
- a CDS encoding recombinase family protein, yielding MIVAYLRVSTGKQNLANQQDEIRRFAESRELVITNWVTEVVSGKAKEKDRKLGRLLKRMKRGDTLIVTEISRLSRTLTDIMGIMGKCLKRGINLYTTKEKYSFDDTINSKVLCFAFGLVAEIERNLISMRTREALALRRAEGMVLGRKKGSYTKLQVLIENRTAVIEMLNEDRSIGDICRHFGLSRDTFAKFKARYPTVQKAVEEKEARRTGTCPGT
- a CDS encoding carbon-nitrogen hydrolase family protein, giving the protein MADTMHKINKVEVRNLQMEDYGQLAQSFTRVYADKDVFWTREQIRKLVTIFPEGQIVTVVDGRIVGCALSIIVDYDTVKGDHTYAKVTGGETFDTHTPNGNILYGIEVFIHPDYRGLRLARRMYDYRKELCEKLNLKAIMFGGRIPNYYKYADRMRPKEYIGKVRSREIYDPVLTFQLSNDFHVRRVMPNYLPNDEESCHCATLLQWDNIYYQPPTQEFVDKKTTVRVGLVQWQMRTYKTLDDVFEQVEFFVDAVSDYKSDFVLFPEYFNAPLMARFNDLGEAQSIRGLAQYTEEIRDRFIELAISYNINIITGSMPYIKSDGGLYNVGFLCRRDGSYDMYEKVHVTPDEVKSWGLSGGRMVQTFDTDCARIGVLICYDVEFPELSRIMADQGMQILFVPFLTDTQNGYSRVRVCAQARAIENECFVAIAGSVGNLPRVHNMDIQYAQSGVFTPCDFAFPTDGKRAEATPNTEMILVSDVDLDLLNELHTYGSVRNLRDRRHDLYELKLKR
- a CDS encoding AraC family transcriptional regulator, encoding MFRRNDAVPETLYIKNMVCDRCIAAVRDALRRCGVEPVSVALGEALLPQPCGGTVRTAIRRELEALGFELLEDRRLQLVERIRTAVVRLVHHNDGMPPRERLSDYLTRQLGHDYSALSKLFSEVSGTTIEKYFIAQKIERAKELLRYDELSLSQIADSLGYSSAAYLSAQFKSVTGMTPSRFRQQKTAVRRPLDRV
- the rho gene encoding transcription termination factor Rho, translating into MQDLDALKGKSLAELREIAKVLGIGDVMLKKRELMEKIAEATAGTEASAANDTNVPAPETAGNAAGDAAPAAEVRKPRGRRPRLAKSEGTVQGPRPAAVEQPELPMEQPAPAAGPAASEAVAPASETSAPAAAGTAQEPQAGPEPKRRGRKPKAQSQAEQPASERVPAATEPVHRESPAAAAVQPLDNEVITKDDFAGEIEGEGVLEVMPDGYGFLRSADYNYLNSPDDIYVSPSQIKLFGLKAGDTVNGAIRPPKEGEKYFPLVRVNEINGLKPDYIRDRVQFEYMTPLFPSEKFCLTGNGHNNLSTRIVDLFSPIGKGQRALIVAQPKTGKTMLLQSIANAIADNHPEVYMIVLLIDERPEEVTEMARNVKAEVVASTFDEQASRHVKVAEMVLEKAKRMVECGHDVVIFLDSITRLARAYNSVQPASGKVLSGGVDANALHKPKRFFGAARNTEEKGSLTIIATALIDTGSKMDEVIFEEFKGTGNMELQLDRKLANKRVYPAVDVIASGTRREDLLLPREVMNRTWVLRKYLSDMTPVEAMEFLQKQMSLTNSNEEFLATMNH
- a CDS encoding heavy metal translocating P-type ATPase, with translation MAANESVTKRIFPVLGMSCASCAARVGRTLGEQPGVRSAAVNYAAATVAVEYDAAATAPERLRQAVRDAGYDLVVDLTDAAGKAESEHDARYRALKRRVAAALVLAVPLLVVGMLFMHRTWSPWVTWLLATPLVFWLGSGFFTGAWRQLRHRSANMDTLVALSTGIAYLFSLFNLFFPSFWTARGIAPHVYFEASGVVVAFVLLGRLLEERAKGGTMEAIRKLAGLRPATVLRIGADGTQCEVPVGDVRPGDLLAVRPGGRIAVDGVVAEGASYVDESMLSGEPVPVAKGPSDRVFAGTVNQRGTFRYRAVEVGEGTMLAQIIRLVQDAQGSKAPVQRLVDRIAAVFVPVIILLAVASFLLWLVFDPAEGFVRGLLALVTVLVVACPCALGLATPTAIMVGIGKGAGLGILVRDAETLETACRVDTVVLDKTGTLTEGRPAVTDLAWTAGGEAAAGRFLALERASEHPLAAAVVQSLTAQGVPAAGTPDGFENIPGRGVAGRFGETLCLAGSRRLLAERGVAVDEALERQADRWAARARSLVWFAEAGRALAVAAVADRLREGSREAVAALQARGIGVWMLTGDQEASAAAVAREAGIGHYRAGVLPGGKAAFVEELQRAGHVVAMAGDGINDSAALARADLGIAMGSGSDIAIEAARMTVLSPDLRKIPEAIRLSRLTVRTVRENLFWAFIYNLIGVPVAAGLFYPLWGFQLDPMIAGAAMAMSSVSVVANSLRLKRRKIGQPQKRHTMEKRFRVEGMMCDHCRAHVEKALNSVAGVSASVTLSPPVAAVVFAGDTVPVETLQRAVDELAGDYRLTEL
- a CDS encoding S1/P1 nuclease; this translates as MKKLFFLGLCLFAARSGFAWGQKGHDVTAYIAECHLTPAAAKKIDKVLGGYSPVYFANWLDNASHTPEYAYTKTWHYLNVDEGRTLDDMPANPQGDILKAVTEIVAKLRAGGLSPEEEAFNLKMLIHLLGDMHCPMHLGRATDLGGNLRPVRFFDKETNLHSVWDTSLVESAHKWSYTEWQRQIDRLTKQEAEAVAAGTPADWVAETLEICRKVYDETPEGSRISYDYIAAAAPVIERQLLRAGHRLARLLNEIYR